The genomic region GCAACGCAGTAATTAACCCAACTTCGCTCCACAAGTAGCCAATATCTGCCGCGAGCAGCAAGGAGCTAGTGTCCATGTGACAGCAGAAATCGTCCGATGTTTGCGAGTCTATTGGTCCCTTAGGCCGCGTCGATCACATCGCCCTCGGCGCCGAGCAGCCCCGGCGTCGGCGTGTCGGACCTCGGCAGCCTCAACTTGGTGGCCGCGGGCTCGCTTTTCAGACGTTCCCGTCGACGGTACGCTGATGCAATGCGAGCCCTTCGGTATTCCATCAACGTCACCTTGGACGGGTGCTGCGATCATCGGGCCGGTTCGACGGACGAGGAATTGCATCGTTATTGGGCCGAGAGACTCGCGCAGGCCGATGCATTGCTCTTCGGCCGGGTAACGTACGAAATGATGGAAGCAGCGTGGCGACCGCCGGCGACCGGTGTGAGACCTGATTGGATGGCCGACTGGATGGAACCCTTCGCCAGGACGATTGACGCGGCGAAGAAATACGTCGTGTCGAGCACTCTGGACCGCGTCGATTGGAACGCGGAACTTGTGCGCGGAGATCTGGGGACGGCCGTTCAGCGGCTCAAGCAGGAGCCGGG from Planctomycetia bacterium harbors:
- a CDS encoding dihydrofolate reductase family protein, with the translated sequence MRALRYSINVTLDGCCDHRAGSTDEELHRYWAERLAQADALLFGRVTYEMMEAAWRPPATGVRPDWMADWMEPFARTIDAAKKYVVSSTLDRVDWNAELVRGDLGTAVQRLKQEPGQGIFVGGVTLPLALAELGLIDEYEFVVHPRLAGHGPTLFAGLSKHVDLKLLGRREFGSGAVAMRYVPRR